One region of Pagrus major chromosome 7, Pma_NU_1.0 genomic DNA includes:
- the ppdpfa gene encoding pancreatic progenitor cell differentiation and proliferation factor A, whose product MAAIPSSGSLIATHDYYRRRLGSASSNSSCGSAEYVGEVIPHHPGLPRQDSGHWWTSFFFAKPLQPGMQNGSENQKNGTYTVANGQVTCIAREMVLKRQVSESSESGKSEPSHPPPTLS is encoded by the exons ATGGCAGCAATTCCATCAAGTGGCTCCCTCATCGCCACCCATGATTACTACAGAA GGCGTCTCGGGTCCGCCTCCAGCAACAGCTCCTGTGGCAGTGCGGAGTACGTAGGAGAGGTCATTCCACACCACCCAG GACTTCCCAGGCAAGATTCTGGCCACTGGTGGACTTCATTTTTCTTTGCAAAACCGCTCCAGCCCGGCATGCAGAATGGATCCGAAAATCAAAA aaaCGGAACCTACACAGTGGCCAACGGTCAGGTGACCTGCATCGCCAGGGAGATGGTTTTGAAAAGACAAGTCAGTGAAAGCAGTGAAAGCGGGAAGTCTGAACCATCACATCCTCCACCAACTCTCTCCTAG